The Lysobacter sp. genome includes a window with the following:
- the dinB gene encoding DNA polymerase IV, with translation MPSPPRKIIHIDMDAFYASVEQRDDPSLRGQPVVVAWRGARSVVCAASYEARTFGVRSAMPAVRAERLCPQAVFVPPDFVRYKAVSRQVREIFARHTDMIEPLSLDEAYLDVTDPKTRLDSGEPLSATAIAETIRAQIREETRLTASAGIAPNKFLAKIASDWRKPDGQFVIRPHQVYDFLTPLPVGCIPGVGKVALQKLEALGVATVDDLRAIEIGRLQHAFGSFGVRLHERAQGIDERPVESDQPVQSISSEDTFERDVLIDELEPAIRRLAEKTWEASRKVERVGRTVVLKLKTAQFRILTRSHTPEAPPASLEEFVDIAVMLRARVDLPSHTRYRLVGVGLGGFRDPDGLPPQPELFGA, from the coding sequence ATGCCGTCCCCTCCGCGCAAGATCATCCACATCGACATGGACGCGTTCTATGCGTCGGTGGAGCAGCGCGACGATCCCTCGTTGCGCGGCCAGCCGGTGGTGGTGGCGTGGCGCGGGGCGCGGTCGGTGGTGTGCGCGGCGTCGTACGAGGCGCGCACGTTCGGGGTGAGGTCGGCGATGCCGGCGGTGCGCGCCGAACGCTTGTGCCCGCAGGCGGTATTCGTGCCGCCGGATTTCGTGCGTTACAAGGCGGTGTCGCGGCAGGTGCGCGAGATCTTCGCGCGGCATACGGACATGATCGAACCGCTGTCGCTGGACGAGGCGTATCTGGATGTCACCGATCCGAAAACCCGCCTCGACAGCGGAGAGCCGCTGAGCGCGACCGCGATCGCCGAAACCATCCGCGCGCAGATTCGCGAGGAAACCCGGCTCACCGCATCTGCCGGCATCGCACCGAACAAGTTCCTCGCCAAGATCGCGTCCGATTGGCGCAAGCCCGACGGACAGTTCGTGATCCGTCCGCATCAGGTCTACGACTTCCTCACCCCGCTGCCGGTGGGCTGCATTCCGGGCGTGGGCAAGGTCGCGCTGCAGAAGCTTGAGGCCCTGGGCGTCGCCACGGTCGACGATCTGCGCGCGATCGAGATCGGACGATTGCAGCATGCGTTCGGCAGCTTCGGCGTACGTCTGCACGAGCGCGCGCAGGGCATCGACGAACGGCCGGTCGAATCCGATCAGCCGGTGCAGTCGATTTCCTCGGAGGATACGTTCGAGCGCGATGTATTGATCGACGAATTGGAACCCGCGATCCGACGGCTTGCGGAGAAAACCTGGGAAGCATCGCGCAAGGTCGAGCGCGTCGGCCGCACCGTGGTGCTGAAGCTGAAGACCGCGCAGTTCCGCATCCTTACCCGCAGCCATACGCCGGAGGCGCCGCCGGCATCGCTGGAGGAATTCGTCGACATCGCGGTGATGCTGCGCGCACGTGTCGATCTGCCTTCGCACACGCGCTATCGTCTGGTCGGCGTGGGGCTCGGCGGGTTTCGCGATCCCGATGGACTGCCACCGCAGCCGGAGCTGTTCGGAGCGTGA
- a CDS encoding S8 family serine peptidase — protein sequence MNSLFADPAEHAPMIVETATRSDVGLRMASGEWIELDRLPLSFEAVDGETIARLSGTAVAAMVTGRVMRAAQTFFEVPSRGAAKAPTAARTRSATRALGNVLERKTITAYMDRETQLMRILYKEIVLRFKAQVPAKVRSAILRDSGLTLHLRNPMIPDQMILSDTALRHPGEELIRLAARLSALDEVAFAAPNFVSQFRRSAAASNAPSSKQWHLRLVGAGKAWEITRGKRAITIAVLDDGVDAEHPELRGNLLRNPDPDESRDLCGRDFYLPDDDVDHFNPRPKRFRAPFELMSGNDIHGTCCAGIAVGRGPRAYGIAPNCRLLPVKIFHADDLASESQVADAIRYAAAFADVISCSWGGAKSPDIEFALQDARRFGRKGRGAVVVCATGNEARSRIDYPASDPNAIAVGASTDADELADYSNRGPQVCVVAPSNGGTRAIFTTDVSTPGRGFNIGDTAAGGADGLFTNDFGGTSAATPLVAGLCGLMLSLKPEMTAEDVRAALIAGTKKIGPASAYKANGHSNKFGYGRIDAAKAVAQLKASKAKPKKPEPNK from the coding sequence ATGAATTCCCTTTTCGCCGATCCGGCGGAACACGCACCGATGATCGTCGAAACCGCGACCCGCTCCGATGTCGGCCTGCGCATGGCCAGCGGCGAATGGATCGAACTGGACCGCCTGCCGCTGAGCTTCGAAGCCGTCGACGGCGAAACCATCGCACGTCTGTCCGGCACCGCCGTCGCGGCGATGGTAACGGGACGGGTGATGCGCGCGGCACAGACCTTTTTCGAGGTGCCCAGTCGCGGCGCTGCGAAAGCGCCGACCGCCGCACGCACCAGATCGGCGACCAGGGCGCTGGGCAACGTGCTGGAACGCAAGACGATCACCGCTTACATGGATCGCGAAACGCAGTTGATGCGGATCCTCTACAAGGAAATCGTGCTGCGCTTCAAAGCGCAGGTGCCGGCGAAAGTCCGCAGCGCGATCCTGCGCGACAGCGGGCTCACGCTGCATCTGCGCAATCCGATGATTCCGGATCAAATGATCCTCTCCGACACCGCGCTGCGCCATCCCGGCGAAGAACTCATCCGCCTGGCGGCACGACTGAGCGCGTTGGACGAAGTGGCGTTCGCTGCGCCGAACTTCGTCTCCCAGTTCCGCCGCAGCGCAGCAGCGTCGAACGCCCCTTCCTCGAAGCAGTGGCATTTGCGCCTGGTCGGCGCCGGCAAGGCATGGGAGATCACGCGCGGCAAACGCGCGATCACCATCGCAGTGCTCGACGACGGCGTCGATGCCGAACATCCCGAGCTGCGCGGCAATCTCCTGCGCAATCCCGACCCGGACGAGTCGCGCGATCTGTGCGGCCGTGATTTCTATCTGCCCGACGACGATGTCGATCACTTCAATCCGCGCCCGAAACGCTTCCGCGCGCCGTTCGAGCTGATGAGCGGCAACGATATCCACGGCACCTGCTGCGCTGGCATCGCGGTGGGCCGCGGTCCGCGCGCTTATGGCATCGCGCCGAATTGCCGGTTGCTGCCGGTGAAGATCTTCCACGCCGACGATCTGGCCAGCGAAAGCCAGGTCGCCGATGCGATCCGCTACGCCGCTGCGTTCGCCGATGTGATCTCGTGCTCGTGGGGCGGCGCGAAGAGTCCCGATATCGAATTCGCGCTGCAGGACGCGCGTCGCTTCGGCCGCAAAGGGCGCGGCGCGGTGGTCGTGTGCGCGACCGGCAACGAAGCGCGCAGCCGCATCGACTATCCCGCATCCGATCCGAATGCCATCGCAGTCGGCGCGTCGACCGATGCCGACGAACTGGCCGACTATTCCAACCGCGGCCCGCAGGTCTGCGTGGTCGCGCCGTCGAACGGCGGCACGCGCGCGATCTTCACCACAGATGTGTCCACGCCCGGACGCGGCTTCAACATCGGCGACACCGCTGCAGGCGGCGCCGACGGCCTGTTCACCAACGACTTCGGTGGCACCTCGGCAGCGACGCCATTGGTCGCCGGCCTCTGCGGACTGATGCTGTCGCTGAAACCGGAGATGACCGCCGAGGACGTGCGCGCGGCGCTGATCGCAGGCACCAAGAAGATCGGTCCGGCGTCCGCGTACAAAGCCAACGGCCATTCCAACAAATTCGGCTACGGCCGGATCGATGCCGCGAAAGCGGTGGCGCAACTCAAAGCATCGAAGGCGAAACCGAAGAAACCTGAGCCGAACAAATAG
- a CDS encoding PLP-dependent cysteine synthase family protein: MPQRIWTASAIRKIEADFNRSADTHLIPMALPGYPGIDLYFKDESSHPTGSLKHRLARSLFLYSLANGWLCEDGPVIEASSGSTAVSEAYFARLLGLPFIAVMPGCTSPDKIRAIEFHGGRCHLVDDPAAINDESARLARETGGHFLDQFTYAERATDWRANNNIAESIFAQMAQEPHPVPEWIVCCPGTGGTAATLGRYVRYRRHDTRVLCVDPEHSVFFDHFAGALKGAARDDLTHSCGSGIEGIGRPKVERSFIAACIDAMMKVPDALSLAAMRHVSEALGRRVGGSTGTNFVGVLTVAERMRREGRSGSIVTILCDGGERYSHSYYNPAWYIEQGIDTVESDAVIARAVSGRGVPQIALLEREG; encoded by the coding sequence ATGCCGCAGCGCATCTGGACGGCCTCCGCCATCCGCAAGATCGAAGCCGATTTCAACCGGTCGGCCGACACCCATCTGATTCCGATGGCGCTGCCGGGCTATCCCGGCATCGATCTGTATTTCAAGGATGAATCCAGTCACCCGACCGGCAGTCTGAAGCACCGGCTTGCGCGCTCGCTGTTCCTGTATTCGCTGGCGAACGGCTGGCTGTGCGAGGACGGGCCGGTGATCGAGGCGTCGAGCGGGTCCACGGCGGTGTCGGAAGCTTATTTCGCGCGCCTGCTCGGTTTGCCGTTCATCGCGGTGATGCCGGGCTGCACCTCGCCGGACAAGATCCGCGCGATCGAATTCCACGGCGGGCGCTGCCATCTGGTCGACGATCCGGCGGCGATCAATGACGAGTCCGCGCGTCTCGCGCGCGAAACCGGCGGTCACTTCCTCGACCAGTTCACCTATGCCGAACGCGCCACCGACTGGCGTGCGAACAACAACATCGCCGAATCGATCTTCGCGCAGATGGCGCAGGAGCCGCATCCGGTGCCGGAGTGGATCGTCTGCTGCCCCGGGACCGGCGGCACCGCCGCCACGCTGGGGCGTTACGTGCGCTATCGCCGCCACGACACCCGCGTGCTCTGCGTCGATCCCGAGCATTCGGTGTTCTTCGATCATTTCGCCGGGGCGTTGAAAGGCGCTGCGCGCGACGATCTCACCCACTCCTGCGGTTCCGGCATCGAGGGCATCGGTCGGCCGAAGGTCGAACGCAGCTTCATCGCCGCCTGCATCGACGCGATGATGAAAGTACCGGACGCACTGAGTCTCGCCGCGATGCGTCACGTCAGCGAAGCCCTGGGTCGGCGCGTCGGCGGTTCCACCGGCACCAATTTCGTCGGCGTGCTGACCGTCGCCGAACGCATGCGCCGCGAAGGCCGCAGCGGATCCATCGTCACCATCCTCTGCGACGGTGGCGAGCGCTACTCGCACAGCTACTACAATCCTGCCTGGTACATCGAGCAGGGCATCGACACGGTCGAGTCGGATGCGGTCATTGCGCGCGCTGTGTCGGGGCGGGGTGTGCCGCAGATCGCCTTGCTCGAACGCGAAGGCTGA